From Girardinichthys multiradiatus isolate DD_20200921_A chromosome 3, DD_fGirMul_XY1, whole genome shotgun sequence, the proteins below share one genomic window:
- the pi4kb gene encoding phosphatidylinositol 4-kinase beta isoform X1, whose translation MEDTQEDLSPAPSDKNSPSLSISSSPSQSLPSTPSSSSGPAQPATPPLGVISEGISELSLVIDAEVAHQACQEVLQKVKLRHVDSDPTQQQNGPGTDSASHTPPIPSIKQIREEEDTPEGPAPSSVKSARRRQRHNPSKQSWLLRLFESKLFDVSMAISYLHKSKEPGVQAYIGNRLFSFPHEDVDFYLPQLLNMYIHMDEDVGDAIKPYVVHRCRQSISFSLQCAWLLGAYSSDMHISAQRHSRGTKLRKLILSDELKPSGPRARRELTLTPFCPGPSPGGLATENSLSPSKRTHQRSKSDATVSISLSSNLKRTASNPKVESSQDEGSCSSSDSLELDSGPPVRLAPQREFMKSLMGIGKRLATLPTKEQKTQRLISELSLLNHKLPARVWLPTAAFDHHVVRVPHTQAVVLNSKDKAPYLIYVEVLECENFETSSVPMRIPENRIRSTRSVENLPDCGMMVEQRAGSFSVVPNYDNDDEAWSVDDIGELQVELPEGHTNSCDNISQFSVDSITSLDSKEPVFIAAGDIRRRLSEQLAQAPTTFKRDPEDPSAVALKEPWEEKVRRIREGSPYGHLPNWRLLSVIVKCGDDLRQELLAYQVLQQLKSIWEQERVPLWIKPYKILVLSADSGMIEPVVNAVSIHQVKKQSQLSLLDYFLQEHGTPTTEEFLTAQRNFVQSCSGYSLICYLLQVKDRHNGNILLDAEGHIIHIDFGFILSSSPRNLGFETSAFKLTTEFVDVMGGPDGDMFNYYKMLMLQGLIAARKHMDRVLQIVEIMQQGSQLPCFHGSSTMRGLKERFHMSLTEEQLQLLIDQLVDGSMRSLTTKLYDGFQYLTNGIM comes from the exons ATGGAGGATACACAGGAAGACCTTTCCCCCGCCCCCTCTGACAAGAACAGCCCCtccctctccatcagctcctcCCCCTCCCAGTCTCTTCCTtccaccccctcctcctcctctggacCTGCCCAGCCCGCCACGCCTCCTCTAGGCGTCATCAGCGAGGGCATCAGTGAGCTGAGCCTGGTGATAGATGCTGAGGTGGCCCACCAGGCGTGTCAGGAGGTCCTACAGAAGGTGAAGCTGCGGCATGTAGACTCTGACCCCACCCAGCAACAGAACGGGCCGGGGACAGACAGCGCCTCCCACACACCACCTATCCCTTCCATCAAACAGATCCGCGAAGAGGAAGACACCCCAGAGGGCCCTGCGCCCAGCTCGGTGAAGAGTGCCCGGCGTCGGCAGAGACACAACCCCTCCAAACAGTCGTGGCTGCTGCGCCTCTTTGAGTCTAAACTATTTGATGTCTCCATGGCGATCTCCTACCTGCACAAATCCAAGGAGCCTGGCGTGCAGGCGTACATCGGGAACCGGCTGTTCAGCTTCCCGCATGAGGATGTGGACTTCTACCTGCCACAGCTTCTCAACATGTACATCCACATGGATGAGGACGTTGGAGACGCCATCAAGCCCTACGTG GTGCACCGCTGCAGACAGAGCATCTCCTTCAGCCTGCAGTGCGCTTGGCTGCTGGGAGCGTACTCCTCCGATATGCACATCTCCGCACAGCGTCACTCCCGAGGAACCAAACTCAGGAAGCTCATCCTGTCAGATGAACTCAAACCATCGGGGCCTCGAGCTCGCAGGGAGCTGACTCTGACCCCATTTTGTCCAGGGCCGTCCCCTGGAGGCCTGGCAACTGAAAACAGCCTGTCTCCATCCAAACGGACACATCAGCGCTCCAAATCTGACGCCACGGTCAGCATCAGTCTGAGCAGCAACCTGAAGAGGACGGCTAGCAACCCAAAGGTGGAGAGCAGCCAGGATGAG GGCAGCTGTTCCAGCTCCGACAGTCTGGAGTTGGATTCTGGTCCC CCAGTGCGCCTGGCTCCTCAGAGGGAGTTCATGAAATCCCTGATGGGAATTGGGAAGCGCCTGGCCACGCTGCCCACCAAAGAGCAGAAGACTCAGCGGCTGATCTCTGAGCTGTCACTGCTCAACCACAAGCTTCCGGCTCGAGTCTGGCTGCCCACCGCCGCCTTCGACCACCATGTGGTCCGCGTGCCGCACACACAGGCCGTAGTGCTCAACTCCAAAGACAAG GCTCCCTACCTGATCTACGTGGAGGTTCTAGAATGTGAGAACTTTGAGACGTCTAGCGTTCCGATGCGGATACCAGAGAACCGGATCAGGAGCACACGTTCTGTCGAGAACCTGCCAGACTGCGGCATGATGGTGGAGCAGCGAGCCGGAAGCTTCTCTGTTGTCCCGAACTATGACAATGACGATGAAGCCTGGTCTGTGGATGACATTGGAGAACTACAGGTGGAG CTCCCAGAGGGCCACACCAACAGCTGTGACAACATCAGTCAGTTCTCAGTGGATAGCATCACCAGCTTGGACAGCAAAGAGCCCGTCTTCATCGCCGCTGGAGACATCAG GCGGCGTCTGTCTGAGCAGTTGGCTCAGGCCCCCACCACCTTTAAACGGGACCCGGAGGACCCATCAGCAGTGGCCTTGAAGGAGCCCTGGGAGGAGAAAGTCCG AAGGATCAGGGAAGGTTCTCCATATGGTCACCTCCCAAACTGGAGGCTTTTGTCAGTCATCGTGAAGTGTGGAGATGACCTGAGACAGGAGCTGCTTGCGTACCAGGTCCTGCAGCAGCTCAAG TCCATCTGGGAGCAGGAGCGCGTCCCGCTTTGGATCAAGCCCTATAAGATCCTGGTCCTGTCTGCAGACAGCGGGATGATAGAGCCTGTGGTGAACGCCGTGTCCATCCACCAGGTGAAGAAGCAGAGCCAACTCTCTCTTCTCGACTACTTCCTGCAGGAACATGGCACTCCGACCACTGAAGAGTTTCTGACAGCTCAAAGGAACTTTGTCCAAAGCTGCTCTGGTTATAGTCTCATCTGCTACCTGCTGCAGGTCAAAGACAG GCACAACGGGAACATCCTGCTGGACGCTGAAGGACACATCATCCACATCGACTTCGGCTTCATCCTGTCCAGTTCTCCCAGGAACCTCGGCTTCGAGACGTCTGCCTTCAAACTCACTACGGAATTTGTGGAT GTGATGGGTGGTCCAGATGGAGACATGTTTAACTACTacaagatgctgatgctccagGGTCTGATTGCAGCCAGGAAGCACATGGACCGAGTACTGCAGATTGTAGAGATAATGCAGCAAG GCTCCCAGCTGCCTTGCTTCCATGGGTCCAGCACCATGCGAGGTCTGAAGGAACGTTTCCACATGAGTCTCACGGAGGAGCAGTTGCAACTGCTGATCGATCAGTTGGTGGACGGATCAATGAGGTCCCTCACCACCAAACTGTACGACGGCTTCCAGTACCTCACCAATGGCATCATGTGA
- the pi4kb gene encoding phosphatidylinositol 4-kinase beta isoform X2 yields MEDTQEDLSPAPSDKNSPSLSISSSPSQSLPSTPSSSSGPAQPATPPLGVISEGISELSLVIDAEVAHQACQEVLQKVKLRHVDSDPTQQQNGPGTDSASHTPPIPSIKQIREEEDTPEGPAPSSVKSARRRQRHNPSKQSWLLRLFESKLFDVSMAISYLHKSKEPGVQAYIGNRLFSFPHEDVDFYLPQLLNMYIHMDEDVGDAIKPYVVHRCRQSISFSLQCAWLLGAYSSDMHISAQRHSRGTKLRKLILSDELKPSGPRARRELTLTPFCPGPSPGGLATENSLSPSKRTHQRSKSDATVSISLSSNLKRTASNPKVESSQDEPVRLAPQREFMKSLMGIGKRLATLPTKEQKTQRLISELSLLNHKLPARVWLPTAAFDHHVVRVPHTQAVVLNSKDKAPYLIYVEVLECENFETSSVPMRIPENRIRSTRSVENLPDCGMMVEQRAGSFSVVPNYDNDDEAWSVDDIGELQVELPEGHTNSCDNISQFSVDSITSLDSKEPVFIAAGDIRRRLSEQLAQAPTTFKRDPEDPSAVALKEPWEEKVRRIREGSPYGHLPNWRLLSVIVKCGDDLRQELLAYQVLQQLKSIWEQERVPLWIKPYKILVLSADSGMIEPVVNAVSIHQVKKQSQLSLLDYFLQEHGTPTTEEFLTAQRNFVQSCSGYSLICYLLQVKDRHNGNILLDAEGHIIHIDFGFILSSSPRNLGFETSAFKLTTEFVDVMGGPDGDMFNYYKMLMLQGLIAARKHMDRVLQIVEIMQQGSQLPCFHGSSTMRGLKERFHMSLTEEQLQLLIDQLVDGSMRSLTTKLYDGFQYLTNGIM; encoded by the exons ATGGAGGATACACAGGAAGACCTTTCCCCCGCCCCCTCTGACAAGAACAGCCCCtccctctccatcagctcctcCCCCTCCCAGTCTCTTCCTtccaccccctcctcctcctctggacCTGCCCAGCCCGCCACGCCTCCTCTAGGCGTCATCAGCGAGGGCATCAGTGAGCTGAGCCTGGTGATAGATGCTGAGGTGGCCCACCAGGCGTGTCAGGAGGTCCTACAGAAGGTGAAGCTGCGGCATGTAGACTCTGACCCCACCCAGCAACAGAACGGGCCGGGGACAGACAGCGCCTCCCACACACCACCTATCCCTTCCATCAAACAGATCCGCGAAGAGGAAGACACCCCAGAGGGCCCTGCGCCCAGCTCGGTGAAGAGTGCCCGGCGTCGGCAGAGACACAACCCCTCCAAACAGTCGTGGCTGCTGCGCCTCTTTGAGTCTAAACTATTTGATGTCTCCATGGCGATCTCCTACCTGCACAAATCCAAGGAGCCTGGCGTGCAGGCGTACATCGGGAACCGGCTGTTCAGCTTCCCGCATGAGGATGTGGACTTCTACCTGCCACAGCTTCTCAACATGTACATCCACATGGATGAGGACGTTGGAGACGCCATCAAGCCCTACGTG GTGCACCGCTGCAGACAGAGCATCTCCTTCAGCCTGCAGTGCGCTTGGCTGCTGGGAGCGTACTCCTCCGATATGCACATCTCCGCACAGCGTCACTCCCGAGGAACCAAACTCAGGAAGCTCATCCTGTCAGATGAACTCAAACCATCGGGGCCTCGAGCTCGCAGGGAGCTGACTCTGACCCCATTTTGTCCAGGGCCGTCCCCTGGAGGCCTGGCAACTGAAAACAGCCTGTCTCCATCCAAACGGACACATCAGCGCTCCAAATCTGACGCCACGGTCAGCATCAGTCTGAGCAGCAACCTGAAGAGGACGGCTAGCAACCCAAAGGTGGAGAGCAGCCAGGATGAG CCAGTGCGCCTGGCTCCTCAGAGGGAGTTCATGAAATCCCTGATGGGAATTGGGAAGCGCCTGGCCACGCTGCCCACCAAAGAGCAGAAGACTCAGCGGCTGATCTCTGAGCTGTCACTGCTCAACCACAAGCTTCCGGCTCGAGTCTGGCTGCCCACCGCCGCCTTCGACCACCATGTGGTCCGCGTGCCGCACACACAGGCCGTAGTGCTCAACTCCAAAGACAAG GCTCCCTACCTGATCTACGTGGAGGTTCTAGAATGTGAGAACTTTGAGACGTCTAGCGTTCCGATGCGGATACCAGAGAACCGGATCAGGAGCACACGTTCTGTCGAGAACCTGCCAGACTGCGGCATGATGGTGGAGCAGCGAGCCGGAAGCTTCTCTGTTGTCCCGAACTATGACAATGACGATGAAGCCTGGTCTGTGGATGACATTGGAGAACTACAGGTGGAG CTCCCAGAGGGCCACACCAACAGCTGTGACAACATCAGTCAGTTCTCAGTGGATAGCATCACCAGCTTGGACAGCAAAGAGCCCGTCTTCATCGCCGCTGGAGACATCAG GCGGCGTCTGTCTGAGCAGTTGGCTCAGGCCCCCACCACCTTTAAACGGGACCCGGAGGACCCATCAGCAGTGGCCTTGAAGGAGCCCTGGGAGGAGAAAGTCCG AAGGATCAGGGAAGGTTCTCCATATGGTCACCTCCCAAACTGGAGGCTTTTGTCAGTCATCGTGAAGTGTGGAGATGACCTGAGACAGGAGCTGCTTGCGTACCAGGTCCTGCAGCAGCTCAAG TCCATCTGGGAGCAGGAGCGCGTCCCGCTTTGGATCAAGCCCTATAAGATCCTGGTCCTGTCTGCAGACAGCGGGATGATAGAGCCTGTGGTGAACGCCGTGTCCATCCACCAGGTGAAGAAGCAGAGCCAACTCTCTCTTCTCGACTACTTCCTGCAGGAACATGGCACTCCGACCACTGAAGAGTTTCTGACAGCTCAAAGGAACTTTGTCCAAAGCTGCTCTGGTTATAGTCTCATCTGCTACCTGCTGCAGGTCAAAGACAG GCACAACGGGAACATCCTGCTGGACGCTGAAGGACACATCATCCACATCGACTTCGGCTTCATCCTGTCCAGTTCTCCCAGGAACCTCGGCTTCGAGACGTCTGCCTTCAAACTCACTACGGAATTTGTGGAT GTGATGGGTGGTCCAGATGGAGACATGTTTAACTACTacaagatgctgatgctccagGGTCTGATTGCAGCCAGGAAGCACATGGACCGAGTACTGCAGATTGTAGAGATAATGCAGCAAG GCTCCCAGCTGCCTTGCTTCCATGGGTCCAGCACCATGCGAGGTCTGAAGGAACGTTTCCACATGAGTCTCACGGAGGAGCAGTTGCAACTGCTGATCGATCAGTTGGTGGACGGATCAATGAGGTCCCTCACCACCAAACTGTACGACGGCTTCCAGTACCTCACCAATGGCATCATGTGA